AATCGGAATCCGCTGTCTTGGCTTCCTTGGTCTTCCATACTTCCTTGCCCAGATTGCAGATCATCGGGAACTGCAATCTTTCATCCTGCTGGGACAGGGCCGCGATGCGGATACGTTCGATCACGGAATACGAGTATTCAATGCCATAACCGAGTCCGCCGGTGGTCGGATCGATAATGAGCTGCTGATCCTGCACGCCGAGATTGCCCAAGAGAATATTGAGCTGTTTGGCAAGATTGATGTCAAT
Above is a genomic segment from Syntrophobacterales bacterium containing:
- a CDS encoding acetyl-CoA decarbonylase/synthase complex subunit delta (part of a complex that catalyzes the cleavage of acetyl-CoA), yielding IDINLAKQLNILLGNLGVQDQQLIIDPTTGGLGYGIEYSYSVIERIRIAALSQQDERLQFPMICNLGKEVWKTKEAKTADSDLMGKSSKRGIIMEAVTAMLLALAGADVLIMRHPEAIRVVREMIADLTT